One region of Sphingomonas adhaesiva genomic DNA includes:
- a CDS encoding TonB-dependent receptor domain-containing protein, whose protein sequence is MHQRLLRRSILAAGTCTLALVATQAAAQTALPESPPASIEEAEQSAAPPPAEDIVITGSRIARPDYVANSPIVSLSQDTLENTGRVTVESALTQLPQFSGAFGAANGGSTSTGLNGGQAYASLRGLGAKRTLLLLDGRRIQPSNPDGSVDLNILPEALIENIEVITGGASTTYGSDATAGVVNFRLKRNFKGLELNGQTGVSNYGDGNSYRLTGTVGSKFADDRGSAVLSVDYTRRDRAFQQGRDYYTFRQSTPGLSTIPQGTALFGANLPRLQAVNDVFQGQYGTPALRGNAAGRYTGQIGFNTDQTLFSTVGVPVYNFRDPQTDEAYIVNSGTNSQQINFGYNGSSIQADLSRWTLFGKADYDVTDNVKAFVQATYTTYTTIGITNPTLASNVYALSVPTTNPYIPQSFQTILQSRDRPNDPFVFYKAFNILGPRIQRYDYDVYQFTAGLSGKVGIRDWTWDVYASTSRTKYSNEQRGGASASATAQLLNSPTGGSELCQGGFNPFGNLTPSQACIDFISRRTLNTNELKQRTVEGTMQGSLFSLPAGDVRFALGADYRFNGYSFTPDTQLSLPNGTSDILGYSVLRAADGEVNTGELFAELLVPVLHDLPLIQQLDLDLGYRYSKYDTIGGVHAYKADVTWRVFEPLRLRGGYNRAIRAPSVGELFAPISTASVAVGTASATTTNGDPCDTRSSYRQSTNANAAAVRNLCLAQGIPANFIDSYQLGTAQVFALTGGNPQLKEEVADTFSAGGVLQSPFAGMFKNLSLSVDFYSIKIKGAVGPLNIGQVFQFCFNSGGNNPTYSATNYYCSLITRRTDTGVPLNPLQPLLNLGNYEVRGIDFQFDWRFPVGPGNVAINSAVSYLDTFKVRALPGAPTYDYAGSIGYNVDTTAGIAHPRWKAITSFNYSLGQASLGLRWRYIDSMINSAKVVTPASTTRGVVAYNVFDLNARFEMDETTEFRLGATNLFNRAPPQYGDIEATYDAQNYDVIGRYFFIGATKKF, encoded by the coding sequence ATGCACCAGCGATTGCTTCGCCGTTCGATCCTTGCCGCCGGTACCTGCACCCTCGCGCTGGTCGCGACCCAGGCCGCGGCGCAGACCGCGCTTCCCGAAAGCCCGCCCGCCTCGATCGAGGAAGCCGAACAGAGCGCCGCGCCGCCGCCCGCCGAGGACATCGTCATCACCGGATCGCGCATCGCGCGCCCCGATTATGTCGCCAACTCGCCGATCGTCTCGCTGTCGCAGGATACGCTGGAGAATACCGGCCGCGTGACGGTGGAAAGCGCGCTGACCCAGCTGCCGCAGTTCAGCGGCGCGTTCGGTGCGGCCAACGGCGGCTCGACCTCGACCGGGCTGAACGGCGGGCAGGCCTATGCCTCGCTGCGCGGGCTGGGGGCCAAGCGCACGCTGCTGCTGCTCGACGGTCGCCGCATCCAGCCGTCGAACCCCGACGGCTCGGTCGACCTCAACATCCTGCCCGAGGCGCTGATCGAGAATATCGAGGTCATCACGGGCGGTGCGTCCACCACCTACGGGTCGGATGCGACCGCGGGCGTCGTCAACTTCCGGCTGAAGCGCAACTTCAAGGGGCTGGAGCTGAACGGCCAGACCGGCGTCAGCAATTACGGCGACGGCAATTCCTATCGCCTGACCGGCACGGTCGGATCGAAGTTCGCCGACGATCGCGGCTCCGCGGTACTGTCGGTCGACTACACCCGGCGCGACCGCGCGTTCCAGCAGGGACGCGACTATTACACCTTCCGCCAGTCGACCCCGGGGCTGTCGACCATTCCGCAGGGGACCGCGCTGTTCGGGGCGAACCTGCCCCGGCTGCAGGCGGTGAACGACGTATTTCAGGGCCAATACGGCACACCGGCGCTGCGCGGAAACGCGGCAGGCCGCTACACCGGGCAGATCGGCTTCAACACCGATCAGACGCTGTTCTCCACGGTGGGCGTGCCGGTCTACAACTTCCGCGATCCCCAGACCGACGAAGCGTATATCGTCAATTCCGGCACGAATTCGCAGCAGATCAACTTCGGCTACAACGGCTCCTCGATCCAGGCCGATCTCAGTCGCTGGACGCTGTTCGGCAAGGCGGATTACGACGTCACCGACAATGTGAAGGCGTTCGTCCAGGCGACCTACACCACCTATACCACGATCGGCATCACGAACCCGACGCTGGCATCGAACGTCTATGCCCTGAGCGTACCGACGACGAACCCGTACATACCGCAATCTTTCCAGACGATCCTGCAATCGCGTGACAGGCCGAACGATCCGTTCGTCTTCTACAAGGCATTCAATATCCTGGGGCCGCGCATTCAGCGGTACGATTACGATGTCTATCAGTTCACCGCCGGACTCTCCGGCAAGGTCGGCATCCGCGACTGGACCTGGGACGTCTACGCCTCGACCAGCCGCACCAAATATTCGAACGAACAGCGCGGCGGCGCCTCGGCCAGCGCGACGGCGCAGCTGCTCAACTCGCCCACGGGCGGCAGCGAGCTGTGCCAGGGCGGGTTCAATCCGTTCGGCAACCTCACCCCGTCGCAGGCCTGCATCGACTTCATTTCGCGCCGCACGCTCAACACCAACGAGCTGAAGCAGCGCACGGTAGAGGGCACGATGCAGGGCAGCCTGTTCTCGCTGCCCGCGGGCGACGTGCGCTTCGCGCTCGGCGCGGACTATCGCTTCAACGGCTATTCCTTCACCCCGGACACGCAGCTGTCGCTGCCCAACGGCACCAGCGACATTCTCGGTTATTCGGTGCTGCGCGCCGCCGATGGCGAGGTGAATACCGGCGAGCTGTTCGCGGAACTGCTGGTGCCGGTGCTCCACGACCTGCCCCTGATCCAGCAGCTCGATCTCGACCTCGGGTACCGCTATTCGAAATACGACACGATCGGCGGCGTTCACGCGTACAAGGCGGACGTGACCTGGCGGGTGTTCGAGCCGTTGCGGCTGCGCGGCGGGTACAATCGCGCGATCCGCGCGCCCAGCGTGGGCGAGCTGTTCGCGCCGATCTCCACCGCCTCGGTGGCGGTCGGCACGGCGAGCGCCACGACGACGAACGGCGATCCGTGCGACACCCGTTCCTCCTATCGCCAGAGCACGAATGCGAATGCGGCCGCCGTGCGTAACCTGTGTCTGGCGCAAGGAATCCCGGCCAACTTCATCGACAGCTATCAGCTCGGCACGGCGCAGGTCTTCGCGCTGACCGGCGGCAACCCGCAGCTGAAGGAGGAGGTGGCCGATACCTTCTCCGCCGGCGGCGTGCTCCAGTCGCCGTTCGCGGGCATGTTCAAGAATTTGTCGCTCTCGGTCGATTTCTACTCGATCAAGATCAAGGGTGCGGTCGGGCCGCTCAATATCGGGCAGGTATTCCAGTTCTGCTTCAATTCGGGCGGCAACAATCCGACCTATTCGGCGACGAACTACTATTGCTCGCTCATCACGCGCAGGACCGATACCGGCGTCCCGCTCAACCCGCTCCAGCCGCTGCTGAACCTTGGCAATTACGAGGTGCGCGGGATCGACTTCCAGTTCGACTGGCGCTTCCCCGTCGGGCCGGGCAATGTCGCGATCAATTCGGCGGTCAGCTACCTCGACACGTTCAAGGTGCGCGCGCTGCCGGGCGCACCGACCTATGACTATGCGGGATCGATCGGGTACAATGTCGATACCACGGCGGGCATCGCGCACCCGCGGTGGAAGGCGATCACCTCGTTCAACTATTCGCTGGGTCAGGCGAGCCTGGGGCTGCGCTGGCGCTATATCGACAGCATGATAAACTCGGCGAAGGTGGTGACGCCCGCCAGCACGACGCGCGGCGTGGTCGCCTATAACGTGTTCGATCTCAACGCGCGGTTCGAGATGGACGAGACGACCGAATTCCGGCTGGGCGCGACCAACCTCTTCAACCGCGCGCCGCCGCAATATGGTGATATCGAGGCGACGTACGACGCGCAGAATTACGACGTGATCGGCCGCTACTTCTTCATCGGCGCGACGAAGAAGTTCTGA
- a CDS encoding amidohydrolase, with amino-acid sequence MKTIALAAALLAGTALPAAAEPLAPADSRQILANVTADEKPLADAALQIWKFAEVGYQETQSSALLQQRLKAAGFAVTAGVAGEPTAFVASFRNGAGPIIGVLAEFDALPGLAQAAVPERQPIAGIAGHGCGHNLFGAASSYAAIAVKQWMVENDVKGEIRVYGTPAEEGGSGKVYMVRDGLFKDVDTVLHWHPGNTNSASQGPSMANISGKFRFHGKSAHAAGNPDKGRSALDGVEAMDAMVNLMREHIPDRTRIHYVITNGGKAPNVVPDEAEVYYYVRHMNPEIVKSVWEWVKQAAAGAAMGTQTKMDVEVTGGVYSMLPNEALMKVMDRSLHTAGAITWTPEEIAFGQKIQTTFAPGAPALSSVGEIQPARIEDEALGGSTDVSDVSWVVPTVGLSTATFVPGSAGHSWQNVAAAGGSIGVKGAVLAAKTLALTAADLFRSPDTIAAAKQEFAAKRGPNFEYKAMLGDRKPPLDYRKTGAE; translated from the coding sequence ATGAAGACGATCGCACTGGCCGCGGCACTGCTCGCCGGCACCGCGCTGCCCGCCGCCGCCGAGCCGCTGGCGCCCGCCGACAGCCGGCAGATCCTGGCCAACGTCACCGCGGACGAGAAGCCGCTGGCCGATGCCGCGCTCCAGATCTGGAAGTTCGCCGAGGTCGGCTATCAGGAGACGCAGAGCTCCGCGCTCCTTCAGCAGCGGCTGAAGGCGGCGGGCTTCGCGGTCACGGCGGGCGTCGCAGGGGAGCCGACCGCATTCGTCGCCAGCTTCAGGAACGGCGCCGGCCCGATCATCGGCGTCCTCGCCGAATTCGACGCGCTGCCCGGGCTGGCGCAGGCCGCGGTGCCCGAGCGGCAGCCGATCGCCGGCATCGCCGGCCATGGCTGCGGCCACAATCTGTTCGGTGCCGCCAGCAGCTATGCCGCGATCGCGGTCAAGCAGTGGATGGTGGAGAACGACGTGAAGGGCGAGATCCGCGTCTATGGCACCCCGGCCGAGGAGGGCGGCTCGGGCAAGGTCTATATGGTGCGCGACGGGCTGTTCAAGGATGTCGACACCGTGCTTCACTGGCACCCCGGCAATACCAATTCGGCGTCGCAGGGGCCGAGCATGGCCAATATCTCGGGCAAGTTCCGCTTCCACGGGAAGTCGGCGCATGCGGCGGGCAATCCGGACAAGGGCCGCTCCGCGCTCGACGGGGTCGAGGCGATGGACGCGATGGTCAATCTGATGCGCGAGCATATCCCCGACCGCACCCGCATCCATTATGTCATCACCAACGGCGGCAAGGCCCCCAACGTCGTGCCGGACGAGGCCGAGGTCTATTATTACGTCCGCCACATGAACCCCGAGATCGTGAAGTCGGTGTGGGAATGGGTGAAGCAGGCCGCCGCCGGCGCGGCGATGGGCACCCAGACGAAGATGGACGTCGAGGTGACCGGGGGCGTCTATTCGATGCTCCCCAACGAGGCGCTGATGAAGGTCATGGACCGCTCGCTCCATACCGCGGGCGCGATCACCTGGACCCCGGAGGAGATCGCCTTCGGACAGAAGATCCAGACGACCTTCGCCCCCGGTGCGCCCGCGCTGTCGAGCGTCGGGGAGATCCAGCCGGCGCGGATCGAGGACGAGGCTCTGGGCGGCTCGACCGACGTGTCCGACGTCAGCTGGGTGGTGCCGACCGTGGGCCTGTCGACCGCGACCTTCGTGCCGGGCTCGGCCGGGCACAGCTGGCAGAACGTCGCCGCGGCGGGCGGCAGCATCGGCGTGAAGGGGGCGGTGCTCGCGGCGAAGACGCTGGCGCTGACCGCGGCCGACCTGTTCCGCTCGCCCGACACGATCGCCGCGGCCAAGCAGGAGTTCGCGGCCAAGCGCGGTCCGAACTTCGAATACAAGGCGATGCTGGGCGACCGCAAACCCCCGCTCGACTATCGCAAGACCGGGGCGGAGTAA
- a CDS encoding pirin family protein yields the protein MSVRDDAILQTLLPVTHDLGGFKVHRTLPQRERTMVGPFIFFDQMGPAHLPLGGGVDVRPHPHIGLSTVTYLFEGAFQHRDSLGTDARITPGAVNLMTAGTGIVHSERSPADVRPDGPALAGIQTWLALPDGQEEVAPAFEHVAVERLPVVEAHGARARVIMGELWGTAAPTTTLASTIYADIALDAGARVPVDAGADERAVYLVNGEATLDGVTLEPQRLYVLRPGVAATLSSATGGRAMLAGGAAFATPRHVWWNFVHSSREAINEAKRAWKEGRFASVPGESEWIPLPELAPKTVSYP from the coding sequence ATGTCGGTGCGCGACGATGCGATCCTCCAGACCCTCCTGCCCGTCACACACGATCTGGGCGGGTTCAAGGTGCATCGCACGCTGCCGCAACGCGAGCGGACGATGGTGGGGCCGTTCATCTTCTTCGACCAGATGGGCCCCGCGCATCTGCCGCTGGGCGGCGGCGTCGACGTGCGCCCGCACCCGCATATCGGGCTGTCGACCGTCACCTATCTGTTCGAGGGGGCGTTCCAGCACCGCGATTCGCTGGGCACCGATGCGCGGATCACGCCCGGCGCGGTCAATCTGATGACGGCGGGCACGGGGATCGTCCATTCCGAGCGCTCGCCCGCCGATGTGCGCCCCGACGGCCCGGCGCTGGCGGGGATCCAGACCTGGCTCGCGCTGCCCGACGGACAGGAGGAGGTCGCCCCCGCGTTCGAGCATGTCGCGGTCGAGCGGCTGCCGGTGGTCGAGGCGCACGGCGCCCGCGCGCGCGTCATCATGGGCGAATTGTGGGGCACGGCCGCGCCGACCACGACGCTGGCGTCCACCATCTATGCCGACATCGCGCTGGACGCGGGAGCCCGCGTGCCGGTCGATGCCGGCGCGGACGAGCGCGCGGTCTATCTGGTGAACGGCGAGGCGACGCTGGACGGCGTGACGCTGGAACCGCAGCGGCTGTACGTGCTGCGCCCCGGCGTGGCGGCGACGCTGTCGTCGGCCACCGGCGGGCGGGCGATGCTGGCGGGGGGCGCGGCCTTCGCGACGCCGCGGCACGTGTGGTGGAACTTCGTCCACTCCTCGCGCGAGGCGATCAACGAGGCGAAGCGCGCATGGAAGGAGGGGCGCTTCGCGAGCGTGCCGGGCGAGTCGGAGTGGATCCCGCTGCCGGAGCTGGCGCCGAAGACGGTGAGCTATCCGTAG
- a CDS encoding TIGR02117 family protein, producing MLAVALAVLGYAIAGAIGGLVPRNPDWRAPADGVTIWVEDNGIHTGLVLPVRAAGIDWRGDFPARDLRDPRYADHGHVAVGWGERGFYLGTPTWWDVRPSTILRAALGSDDTLLHVEHIARPVAGPQVRAVTLRREEYRRLAAVVRGSRRRGAAVPGYAGYDVFYPASGRYDAVRTCNAWTGDALAAAGVRVGAWTPFPSTVMRWF from the coding sequence GTGCTCGCGGTGGCGCTGGCGGTGCTCGGCTATGCGATCGCGGGGGCGATCGGCGGGCTGGTGCCGCGCAACCCCGACTGGCGCGCGCCGGCGGACGGGGTGACGATCTGGGTCGAGGACAACGGCATCCACACCGGACTGGTGCTGCCGGTGCGCGCGGCGGGGATCGACTGGCGCGGTGACTTTCCCGCGCGCGACCTGCGCGATCCGCGCTACGCGGACCATGGCCATGTCGCGGTCGGATGGGGCGAGCGGGGCTTCTACCTGGGCACGCCGACATGGTGGGACGTGCGACCGTCGACGATCCTGCGCGCCGCGCTGGGCAGCGACGACACGCTCCTGCATGTCGAGCATATCGCGCGCCCGGTGGCGGGGCCGCAGGTGCGCGCGGTGACGCTGCGCAGGGAGGAATATCGCCGGCTGGCGGCGGTGGTGCGCGGGTCGCGTCGGCGCGGGGCCGCGGTGCCGGGCTATGCGGGCTACGACGTTTTCTACCCCGCGAGCGGGCGGTACGATGCCGTGCGGACGTGCAATGCGTGGACCGGGGACGCGCTGGCGGCGGCGGGGGTCCGGGTGGGAGCATGGACGCCGTTTCCGAGCACGGTGATGCGGTGGTTTTGA
- a CDS encoding 50S ribosomal protein L11 methyltransferase: protein MSADDTGVDSWRVTLPCTRAEAEAIDAADDLAIDAVLMTSEEVEDDREHWRLDAYVEDRPSPEMLAALKALVPSAAGVEPVVTPLGAEDWVAMSQAGLEPIREGRFVVHTSAHPTPAPEGGRAFLIDAGQAFGTGHHATTAGCLAMLEGLSAQAVTNAIDLGTGTGLLAFAARHLWPAARVTATDIDPAAILVTRENMATNDVADIALIVADGALSPEITAAAPYDLVIANILAGPLISMAPEVAAIAAPRAAIVLAGLLETQREQVVAAFAACGCTLEAVDRRGDWTILRLTAGATRHVPGAPIDPRGRDGWALDL, encoded by the coding sequence ATGTCCGCTGACGACACCGGCGTCGACAGCTGGCGCGTCACCCTGCCCTGCACCCGCGCCGAGGCCGAGGCGATCGATGCCGCCGACGATCTGGCGATCGATGCGGTGCTGATGACCAGCGAGGAAGTCGAGGACGACCGCGAGCATTGGCGGCTGGACGCCTATGTCGAGGATCGCCCCTCGCCCGAAATGCTCGCCGCGCTGAAGGCGCTGGTGCCGAGCGCCGCCGGGGTCGAGCCGGTGGTGACCCCGCTGGGCGCGGAAGACTGGGTGGCGATGAGCCAGGCCGGGCTGGAGCCGATCCGCGAAGGACGCTTCGTCGTCCATACCAGCGCGCACCCCACCCCCGCGCCGGAGGGGGGCCGCGCCTTCCTGATCGATGCCGGACAGGCGTTCGGCACCGGGCATCACGCCACCACCGCAGGGTGCCTCGCCATGCTGGAGGGGTTGAGCGCGCAGGCGGTGACGAACGCGATCGATCTCGGCACCGGGACCGGGCTGCTCGCCTTCGCCGCGCGTCACCTGTGGCCCGCCGCGAGGGTGACCGCGACCGACATCGATCCCGCCGCGATCCTCGTCACGCGTGAGAACATGGCGACCAACGACGTGGCCGACATCGCGCTGATCGTCGCGGACGGCGCCTTGTCGCCGGAGATTACGGCGGCGGCGCCCTACGATCTCGTCATCGCCAACATCCTGGCCGGGCCGCTGATCTCGATGGCGCCGGAGGTGGCGGCGATCGCCGCCCCGCGCGCCGCGATCGTGCTGGCGGGGCTGCTGGAGACGCAGCGCGAGCAGGTGGTCGCCGCCTTTGCCGCCTGCGGCTGCACGCTGGAGGCGGTCGACCGGCGCGGCGACTGGACGATCCTGCGGTTGACGGCCGGGGCGACGCGCCACGTGCCCGGCGCGCCGATCGATCCGCGCGGACGCGACGGATGGGCGCTCGACCTCTGA
- a CDS encoding SDR family NAD(P)-dependent oxidoreductase, with translation MTHILLTGASRGIGAAAVATLSTVPDVTLVGQATTAGADHMLAADFADPDAVDRLWRDALDRLDGRIDVLVNNAGVFEANPIDGDDDAWRDGWARAMQVNLTAAAQLSRRAIRHWQVRGDGGRLVNVASRAAYRGDSPAHWHYAAAKAGMVAMTKTIARGYAKEGILAFAICPGFTMTGMADDYLASRGGDRLLADIPLGRVAQPEEVATMIRFLALDAPASMTGAVLDINGASYVR, from the coding sequence ATGACGCACATCCTGTTGACCGGCGCCAGCCGCGGCATCGGCGCCGCCGCGGTCGCCACCCTGTCCACCGTCCCCGACGTCACGCTCGTCGGGCAGGCCACCACCGCCGGCGCGGACCATATGCTCGCCGCCGACTTCGCCGATCCCGATGCGGTCGACCGGCTGTGGCGGGATGCGCTCGACCGGCTGGACGGGCGTATCGACGTGCTGGTCAACAATGCCGGCGTGTTCGAGGCCAACCCGATCGACGGCGACGACGACGCATGGCGCGACGGCTGGGCGCGCGCGATGCAGGTCAACCTGACCGCCGCCGCGCAGCTCAGCCGCCGTGCGATCCGGCATTGGCAGGTTCGCGGAGATGGCGGCCGGCTGGTCAACGTCGCCAGCCGCGCCGCTTACCGAGGCGACAGCCCGGCGCACTGGCATTACGCCGCCGCGAAGGCGGGAATGGTCGCGATGACGAAGACGATCGCGCGCGGCTATGCCAAAGAGGGCATCCTCGCCTTCGCGATCTGCCCCGGCTTCACGATGACCGGCATGGCCGACGATTATCTCGCCAGCCGGGGCGGCGACAGATTGCTCGCCGACATCCCGCTGGGGCGCGTCGCGCAGCCCGAGGAGGTGGCGACGATGATCCGCTTCCTGGCACTCGACGCGCCTGCATCGATGACCGGCGCGGTGCTCGACATCAACGGAGCCAGCTATGTCCGCTGA
- a CDS encoding methyl-accepting chemotaxis protein, with protein sequence MTTLAHPSDWDGSIAPSCARIVAIVDAADNGWTGASAAFWNLYLSLGEVPQVARPASAADMNRHIARGRRYGRLRYAAPLSDAWRTALIRYVEQTQNVGVPLGAFLKAMAASNAHVLSLLERGVAGDTARLSVMADTIQRIALVEAELMADHLAHMAAERDRADRQARGAAFRTSIADGIEEIDGEGVEIREQAAGSAAATRRMLGKTSEVAAAAEQSALAMRDAASTAAGLIRAIGEVQGQMRNCADTLEAASGRASGAVAASAALSDHAKSIESILGLIRDIAGQTNLLALNATIEAARAGDAGRGFAVVAQEVKSLASQTARATDDIAAKIAAIQAATQVTVDTSASIRDTMAEVQGAADAVQQAMRTQAMTVTAITAAVDETALAADTMSHTITSIRHDAEEMANGMDALGGSLIHLGGRFDHLREAAATFASSVA encoded by the coding sequence ATGACCACGCTCGCGCATCCGTCGGACTGGGATGGGTCCATCGCCCCGTCCTGTGCCCGGATCGTCGCCATCGTCGATGCGGCGGACAACGGCTGGACCGGCGCCTCCGCCGCGTTCTGGAACCTCTATCTGTCGCTGGGCGAGGTGCCGCAGGTCGCGCGTCCCGCGAGCGCAGCCGACATGAACCGCCACATCGCGCGCGGCCGCCGCTATGGCCGGCTGCGCTATGCCGCGCCGCTGAGCGATGCGTGGCGCACCGCGCTGATCCGCTATGTCGAGCAGACGCAGAATGTCGGCGTGCCGCTCGGCGCCTTTTTGAAGGCGATGGCGGCCAGCAACGCGCATGTGCTGTCGCTGCTCGAACGGGGCGTCGCGGGCGACACGGCGCGGCTGAGCGTCATGGCCGATACCATCCAGCGGATCGCGCTGGTCGAGGCCGAGCTGATGGCCGATCATCTGGCGCATATGGCGGCGGAGCGCGACCGCGCCGACCGGCAGGCACGCGGCGCGGCGTTCCGCACCAGCATCGCCGACGGTATCGAGGAGATCGACGGCGAAGGCGTGGAGATCCGCGAGCAGGCGGCGGGCAGCGCCGCCGCCACGCGGCGGATGCTGGGCAAGACCAGCGAGGTCGCCGCCGCCGCCGAGCAATCCGCGCTGGCGATGCGCGACGCGGCGTCGACCGCCGCCGGGCTGATCCGTGCGATCGGCGAGGTGCAGGGACAGATGCGCAACTGCGCCGACACGCTGGAGGCGGCGTCGGGCCGCGCCAGCGGCGCGGTCGCGGCGAGCGCGGCGCTGAGCGACCATGCCAAGTCGATCGAATCGATCCTGGGGCTGATCCGCGACATCGCCGGGCAGACCAACCTGCTGGCGCTGAACGCCACGATCGAGGCGGCGCGCGCTGGCGATGCCGGGCGCGGCTTCGCGGTGGTGGCGCAGGAGGTGAAGAGCCTGGCCAGCCAGACCGCGCGCGCGACCGACGACATCGCCGCCAAGATCGCCGCGATCCAGGCCGCGACGCAGGTGACCGTCGACACCAGCGCCTCGATCCGCGACACCATGGCCGAGGTGCAGGGTGCCGCCGATGCGGTGCAGCAGGCGATGCGGACGCAGGCGATGACCGTCACCGCGATCACCGCCGCGGTCGACGAGACCGCGCTGGCGGCGGACACGATGTCGCACACGATCACCTCGATCCGGCACGATGCGGAGGAGATGGCGAACGGCATGGACGCGCTGGGCGGGTCGCTGATCCACCTGGGCGGGCGGTTCGACCATCTGCGCGAGGCCGCCGCGACCTTCGCGTCCAGCGTGGCATAA
- a CDS encoding methyl-accepting chemotaxis protein: MPPPTTVARSVDLASRIRAFDGDGTLVSRAAELWSIIGPRAAEVSEAYWISWRQSHPGQVEWAHLQNQQRVDAGVNYLRNRLNHLNGYAWVESLERSVAAAIAANISTMSLLAMSCAADRAAMQVLTETLDRDDPRYHTLIDTLMCLFGMETELTVELFAGYDRIFAQAKRDQLSDEFRDTITASVADTNGESGTLRAQASSTSSSVRGMLGKTSEVAAAAEQSAVAMRDAAATAAGLIRAIEDARAEVEIAADVATRAAAQAGDAVAVSGALSDHAKSIESILGLIRDIAGQTNLLALNATIEAARAGDAGRGFAVVAQEVKSLASQTARATDDIAAKIAAIQAATQVTVDTSASIRDTVAEVQGSATRIRTAMEAQAQTVTAITAAVDETALAADSMSHTIGAIRQDTEAVATEIDQLGRGFDSLAGRLGALDTHALDFATKVAA; this comes from the coding sequence ATGCCGCCGCCCACCACCGTTGCCCGCAGCGTCGATCTGGCGTCGCGCATCCGTGCCTTCGACGGCGACGGCACGCTGGTGAGCCGTGCGGCGGAACTGTGGTCGATCATCGGACCGCGCGCGGCGGAAGTGTCCGAGGCCTATTGGATCTCCTGGCGTCAGTCGCACCCGGGCCAGGTGGAATGGGCGCATCTGCAAAACCAGCAGCGCGTCGACGCCGGGGTCAATTATCTGCGCAACCGCCTCAACCACCTGAACGGCTATGCCTGGGTCGAGTCGCTGGAGCGGTCCGTGGCGGCCGCGATCGCCGCCAACATCTCCACGATGTCGCTGCTGGCGATGTCGTGCGCGGCGGACCGCGCCGCGATGCAGGTGCTGACGGAGACGCTGGATCGCGACGATCCGCGTTACCACACCCTGATCGACACGCTGATGTGCCTGTTCGGGATGGAGACCGAGCTGACGGTGGAGCTCTTCGCGGGCTACGACCGCATCTTCGCCCAGGCCAAGCGCGATCAGCTGTCGGACGAGTTCCGCGACACGATCACCGCGAGCGTGGCGGACACCAACGGCGAGAGCGGCACGCTGCGGGCGCAGGCGTCGAGCACGTCGTCGTCGGTGCGCGGCATGCTGGGCAAGACCAGCGAGGTCGCCGCCGCCGCGGAACAGTCCGCCGTCGCGATGCGCGACGCCGCGGCGACCGCCGCCGGGCTGATCCGCGCGATCGAGGATGCGCGCGCCGAGGTCGAGATCGCCGCCGACGTCGCCACACGCGCCGCCGCGCAGGCGGGCGACGCGGTCGCGGTATCGGGCGCGCTGAGCGACCATGCCAAGTCGATCGAATCGATCCTGGGGCTGATCCGCGACATCGCCGGGCAGACCAACCTGCTGGCGCTGAACGCCACGATCGAGGCGGCGCGCGCTGGCGATGCCGGGCGCGGCTTCGCGGTGGTGGCGCAGGAGGTGAAGAGCCTGGCCAGCCAGACCGCGCGCGCGACCGACGACATCGCCGCCAAGATCGCCGCGATCCAGGCCGCGACGCAGGTGACCGTCGACACCAGCGCCTCGATCCGCGACACCGTCGCCGAGGTGCAGGGCTCCGCCACGCGCATCCGTACCGCGATGGAGGCGCAGGCGCAGACCGTCACCGCGATCACCGCCGCGGTCGACGAAACCGCGCTCGCCGCCGATTCGATGTCGCACACGATCGGCGCGATCCGCCAGGATACCGAAGCGGTCGCGACCGAGATCGACCAGCTGGGCCGCGGGTTCGATTCGCTCGCCGGCCGGCTGGGGGCGCTCGATACCCATGCGCTCGATTTCGCGACCAAGGTCGCGGCCTGA
- the sdhC gene encoding succinate dehydrogenase, cytochrome b556 subunit, with amino-acid sequence MATRPDRPRSPHLFSGPLAIHYRWSPAMTASIMHRVTGDGMATVGTVLLVWWLAAIASGADAYATFLDVFTTSTGRLNVLGWIVGVGLTWSLFQHMMSGIRHLVMDTGAAFELKANRTFAMLTFVASALLTVAFWLYLGIK; translated from the coding sequence TTGGCCACCAGACCCGACCGCCCGCGCAGCCCGCACCTGTTCAGCGGCCCGCTCGCGATCCACTATCGCTGGAGCCCGGCGATGACCGCGTCGATCATGCATCGCGTGACCGGCGACGGCATGGCGACCGTGGGCACGGTCCTGCTCGTCTGGTGGCTGGCGGCGATCGCATCGGGGGCGGATGCCTATGCCACCTTCCTCGACGTGTTCACGACCTCGACCGGCCGGCTCAACGTGCTGGGCTGGATCGTCGGCGTCGGGCTCACCTGGTCGCTGTTCCAGCATATGATGAGCGGGATCCGCCACTTGGTGATGGACACCGGCGCGGCGTTCGAGCTGAAGGCCAATCGCACCTTCGCCATGCTGACCTTCGTCGCCTCGGCGCTGCTGACGGTTGCCTTCTGGCTCTATCTGGGGATCAAGTGA